Proteins found in one Anopheles aquasalis chromosome 3, idAnoAquaMG_Q_19, whole genome shotgun sequence genomic segment:
- the LOC126578600 gene encoding uncharacterized protein LOC126578600 has product MVRGTSKKAKLRLQVPQKKLQRALELLEQPRQIAGERNDHGCPFTMLRHLDYRTTTLRPLHTRRNWVDHFSSTVTRHDWDTFIRSLKLAAQNNSFSGVQTILRNSVFGMLAHPLYRDPATIKSILTAITPCSSSEDVKLCLETIAQTINGHTIAWELNTHRKKPIVQETLTSSTENDLNVEGER; this is encoded by the exons ATGGTTCGCGGCACCTcaaagaaagcaaaattaCGGTTGCAAGTGCCGCAAAAGAAGCTGCAGCGTGCATTGGAACTTCTGGAACAGCCGCGCCAGATCGCTGGGGAAAGAAATGACCACGGTTGCCCCTTCACCATGTTAAGGCATCTGGATTACCGCACGACCACGCTTCGTCCTTTACACACTCGCCGAAACTGGGTGGACCACTTCAGTTCCACCGTCACCCGGCACGATTGGGACACATTTATTCGGTCTTTGAAGCTGGCCGCACAAAATAACTCGTTCAGCGGTGTGCAGACCATCTTGCGA AACAGCGTCTTCGGCATGCTCGCTCATCCGCTTTATCGGGATCCAGCCACCATAAAATCAATCCTCACCGCAATAACGCCCTGTAGCAGTAGTGAGGATGTAAAGTTGTGCCTGGAAACTATCGCCCAAACCATCAATGGGCACACAATCGCGTGGGAACTGAAtacacacagaaaaaagcccaTCGTCCAGGAAACCCTTACTTCATCGACGGAAAACGACCTAAATGTTGAAGGAGAAAGATAA
- the LOC126578582 gene encoding lipase maturation factor 2-like: protein MEKPKSEHKNDPKSHRGSPEDIPRVRNVILRSICAVFFLGFVSFYCQAEGLYGETGILPADRILQNGTLKERLSLLQFGPFIGLGGKGHAAIDLLCLIGATVAFLGLTSQAHCRLLSFIVMWTLYFSLVQISQSFCQQADHLLLEAGFLCILLAPTRLTDGRNPIEDIALLLLKWLVFRFMFASGSVKLASGCPLWWSLDGLQRHYETMPLPTSYSWYTYQLPEAFHRISTIYVYLSELVVPWLFFAPNRVVRRFALGWHMFLHANIIASGNYGFLSPLVLTLMVTLLDDDDKLLLKLLRDSPGTTNSANSGVERRPRGGTVRNQADPTNDSDRIGNRIVKVIGVLMVIGSWILFGIGFSTSEDGYLTFKANFSRDQYLSVMQTMLHAAPLLVFGLLVRKFLKLLSFQDTVGSLAEGARQFMKNLGLLISTIVAFTVFFMSIVPHSRLLPSTAISSPVMTRAYGGLHSLYVVNQYGRHLTKMRPVRREIILEYADDLNGTWQEYGFDYKPWTVERVSSLPYAGLYFPRFDFKFYDGAASKLDAQKWFYPLVMRLLQHQQPVLDLFDDRHVPSKAPRFIRASLYQFAYTTLPAKDTSGAFWKRERLGDFFSVFSMDAPHLQEKLKQIGYWPAGETESARGTYSWNWLLLWLLEAVRRFVNAIEGSYLVTGLLMAALSLIYSQRHQPRTEK from the exons atggaaaaaccgaaaagtgAACATAAAAATGACCCGAAATCGCATCGAGGATCGCCGGAGGATATTCCGAGGGTACGGAATGTGATTTTGCGCTCCAtttgtgccgttttttttctgggtttCGTTAGTTTTTATTGCCAGGCAGAAG GTTTGTACGGCGAGACTGGTATCTTGCCGGCCGATCGTATTCTGCAAAATGGAACGCTCAAGGAGCGCTTAAGCTTGCTGCAGTTTGGACCCTTCATCGGTTTGGGTGGCAAAGGACATGCAGCGATCGATCTGCTGTGCCTGATTGGTGCCACGGTCGCATTCTTGGGATTGACCTCACAAGCCCACTGCCGGTTGCTCAGCTTTATCGTCATGTGGACGCTCTACTTCTCGCTGGTGCAGATTTCGCAATCCTTTTGCCAGCAGGCCGACCATCTGCTGCTCGAGGCCGGCTTCCTGTGCATCCTGTTGGCCCCTACTCGATTGACCGATGGTCGCAACCCGATTGAGGACATTGCGCTACTACTGTTGAAGTGGCTAGTGTTCCGGTTTATGTTCGCCTCGGGATCGGTCAAGCTGGCCAGCGGATGTCCTTTGTGGTGGTCATTGGATGGACTCCAGCGGCACTACGAAACGATGCCATTGCCCACGTCCTACAGCTGGTACACTTATCAGCTACCGGAAGCGTTTCATCGGATCAGCACGATCTACGTGTATCTTAGCGAACTTGTCGTTCCGTGGCTGTTCTTTGCCCCGAATCGCGTCGTCCGCCGATTTGCTCTCGGGTGGCACATGTTCCTCCATGCCAACATCATCGCCAGTGGCAATTATGGATTTCTATCTCCGCTCGTGTTAACGCTGATGGTGACCTTactggacgatgacgacaagtTGCTCCTGAAGCTGCTGCGAGACTCCCCGGGGACAACGAACAGCGCGAACAGCGGAGTAGAACGACGGCCCCGTGGAGGCACTGTTCGCAACCAAGCCGACCCCACCAACGACTCCGACCGCATTGGTAACCGCATCGTTAAAGTGATTGGCGTACTAATGGTGATTGGTTCGTGGATTCTCTTCGGTATCGGATTCTCGACCTCGGAAGATGGTTACCTTACTTTTAAGGCCAATTTCTCGAGAGATCAGTATTTGAGTGTGATGCAAACGATGCTACACGCCGCACCATTACTGGTCTTTGGATTGTTGGTGCGAAAGTTCCTTAAGCTGCTCTCCTTCCAGGACACCGTGGGTAGTTTA GCCGAAGGGGCGCGTCAGTTTATGAAAAATCTTGGCCTCCTCATCTCGACCATCGTTGCGTTCACGGTGTTCTTCATGTCGATCGTGCCGCATTCGAGGCTGCTACCAAGTACGGCCATATCTTCCCCGGTCATGACACGAGCATACGGTGGCCTGCACAGCCTCTACGTGGTGAACCAGTACGGGCGCCATCTAACCAAGATGCGACCAGTACGGCGTGAAATTATTCTGGAGTATGCCGACGATTTGAATGGAACCTGGCAAGAGTACGGATTCGACTACAAACCCTGGACGGTCGAGCGGGTCTCATCCTTGCCGTACGCAGGATTGTACTTTCCCCGGTTCGATTTCAAATTCTACGATGGAGCCGCTTCGAAACTGGATGCTCAAAAGTGGTTCTATCCTCTGGTAATGCGCctcctgcagcatcagcaacccgTACTGGACCTTTTCGATGACCGCCATGTACCTTCCAAAGCTCCACGATTCATCCGGGCTTCTCTCTATCAGTTCGCTTATACTACATTGCCGGCTAAGGACACGAGTGGCGCATTTTGGAAGCGGGAACGCCTGGGTGATTTCTTTAGCGTCTTCTCAATGGACGCGCCGCACCTGCAGGAGAAACTGAAGCAAATTGGTTACTGGCCAGCTGGCGAGACGGAATCGGCCCGAGGCACTTACTCCTGGAACTGGTTGCTGCTTTGGCTATTGGAGGCAGTGCGGCGCTTCGTTAATGCTATCGAGGGAAGTTATCTAGTGACGGGATTGCTTATGGCTGCGTTATCTCTAATCTACTCGCAGCGCCATCAACCACGCACTGAGAAGTAG
- the LOC126578601 gene encoding small nuclear ribonucleoprotein Sm D3, with protein sequence MSIGVPIKVLHEAEGHIVTCETITGEVYRGKLIEAEDNMNCQMTQVSVTYRDGRPGKLENVYIRGSKIRFLILPDMLKNAPMFKKQGAKTGTAGRGKSAILRAQAARGRGRGTGGGGGGGGGRSGNKGNWQGGQGQQSSGRGRGGL encoded by the coding sequence ATGTCGATCGGAGTTCCAATCAAGGTGTTGCACGAGGCCGAGGGCCACATCGTAACGTGCGAAACCATCACGGGCGAGGTGTACCGCGGGAAGCTGATAGAGGCTGAGGACAACATGAACTGCCAGATGACCCAGGTCAGCGTGACCTACCGCGATGGCCGACCGGGAAAGCTGGAAAATGTGTACATCCGTGGCTCCAAGATCCGCTTCCTCATCCTGCCGGACATGCTGAAGAATGCGCCCATGTTCAAGAAGCAGGGCGCCAAAACGGGCACTGCCGGTCGAGGCAAATCGGCGATCCTTCGAGCGCAAGCCGCACGCGGAAGAGGTCGCGGGacgggcggtggcggtggcggtggtggcggtcgtaGCGGCAACAAAGGCAACTGGCAGGGCGGTCAAGGACAACAATCTTCCGGCCGTGGACGCGGTGGATTGTAG